The stretch of DNA GATTAAACCTAAGGTGCTGATTTGGGGTAGGCGAAAGCGGGGTGGGATCATTTCATTCAGATGCATTGCTGTGTGTCTTGAAGTTTAAGGCTTATTTGGGTAAAACGCCTTAATTGACCACCATTTTGCCAAATCCTCTTTAGAGCTTGATCTAACTATAAAATTGCGGTCATGGATCTTATTTTACTGGGCAAGGCCTTGATACTCGGAGTAGTAGAAGGTTTAACAGAGTTTTTGCCAATCTCAAGTACAGGCCACCTCATTTTGGTGGGTGACTTGCTCAATTTTAATGACGAGCGGGGGAAGGCTTTTGAGGTCATCATTCAATTTGGAGCTATTTTGGCAGTCTGCTGGGAGTTCAGAGCAAAGCTCTGGAAGGTAGTTTCTACTATCAAAACCAGCGCTGTTTCACGTCGCTTTATTCTCAATCTACTGATTGCCTCAATTCCAGCAATGGGGTTAGCCCTTGTACTTGGTAAACACATTAAAGCGGTATTATTCGCGCCGATTCCTGTGGCGAGCGCATTCATCTTGGGAGCATTAGTTATTTTTTGGGCGGAGCGCAGACAAAAAATAGTTTTGTCAGCAAAGAGTCATATTCAAGCAGTGGATGACCTTTCTCCGATGGACGCTCTCAAAGTTGGGCTTGCACAGTGTGCAGCCTTAATTCCCGGAACATCCCGTTCGGGAGCAACTATTATTGGCGGCATGCTCTTCGGTTTACCTCGTGCAGTGGCTACAGAGTTCTCATTCTTTTTGGCAATCCCTGTCATCGGTGGTGCAACCGCATACGAGCTTATCAAGCTTTGGAAAAACCCTGTACCCTTATCTGGCGAATTTACTTTGGTAATTGTGGTGGGATTTATCGCCGCCTTTATCTCCGCTTTTATTTGTGTGCGCTGGTTGATTCATTATGTTTCTGGGCATAACTTCATTCCGTTTGCCTGGTACCGAATTGTCTTTGGTGTGCTGGTATTGGTGAGTGCATATACTGGGCTTGTGGCTTGGTCTCACTAATTCAAAAATGAATATTAATAGAGGCAGATTGGAATAAAAATGGATGCATCTATTGACGCTATTACTAATAATATTCAATTAGCATTAGCCCCAGTCTTTTTGTTGACTGCGGTAGCAACTCTGATTAATGCTATCTCCGCGCGCTTGGCTCGATCTGTGGATCGTATGCGTGCTATTCAGCACCGGATTCAGGAGGGCGGCATTCAGGATCAAGCAATTTTGATGCATATGATAAAAGAGGCAAAAGAAGCAAAAGTTCGAGGTCGCCTCTGTACTGCTGCAATTTTCTTTAATGTGTTGAGCGGCGTATTTATTTCACTGACAGTCCTTGAGTTATTCTTCTTCCAAGCTGGAGCGGTGCGATCATTGCAGGCAACCTATGTCATTTGGACTTTCGTACTTGGTCTAGTATCATTTATGACTTCACTTTCCATCGTTTTAAGTGAAGTAGTTTATGCCTATCGTTCGGCTGGCTGGAATACGCCTTTCTTAAAATAAAGGTATTACGATAGTGACTTTTCCTAGAGCAGACCGTATTCGCTCTTTTGTATTGAGAGCGGGCAGAACAACTTCTGGTCAGCAGCGTGCCATTGATGACTTGGGCCCCCAGTTTTTGGTGCCATTTCACGATGCCGCGTTAGATCTTCCGCGGGCCTTTGATGGCTCGTTGCATCCTAAGATACTGGAGATTGGTTTTGGGATGGGTGAGACCACTGCCAAAATTGCCGCTTTACGAGCTGAGGATGATTTTCTGGCGATTGAAGTACATACGCCTGGGGTAGGCGCTTTGCTGAAATTGATTGGCGAAAACCAATTAACCAATTTGCGCTTAATTCAGCATGATGCAGTTGAGGTTCTGGAGAAGATGATTGCAGCAAACTCTTTGGACGGCATTCATATTTATTTTGCAGATCCTTGGCATAAAAAGCGTCACCACAAACGCCGACTCATTCAGGCCGAATTTAGCAGATTGCTGGTTTCACGTTTAAAGCCGAATGGCTATTTACATTTAGCGACCGACTGGCACAATTATGCAGAGCAAATGCTTTTGGTATTAAATGCAGAGCCAACCCTCATTAATACATCCGATGAACAAGTGCAAATAGAAACCTTTTTAATAGAAGATGCCGCCAAATCTTGGAACTCAAAAGAATTTAGACCCACGCTGGAGCAGCTCGATACTAAACACGCCGGTTACATAGATAGACCCTCTTACCGACCTATTACGAAGTTTGAGAATCGTGGTGTCAAGCTTGGTCATGGAGTTTGGGATTTGCTGTACAAAAAACGCTAACTGTTTATGGTCGGAGTGTAAGATGCTGAATCAAAAATATTTTATCCATGCCTATTAAGTTCATCCCTATTTAAAAATGTCTATAAGTAAACGCTTTAAAATGTTTAAAAAACAAACTGGCCGGGCTCTTCTCGGTCGAAATCCATTTGATCTCGCATATTATTTCTGCAAAGGTAATGGGCTTGAGGTTGGTGCTCGTAATAATCCATATTCTTTTGCCCGTGGCTGTAAGGTTAGTTATGCCGATATTGGAAATACGGACGAAATTAAATCTATTCTTGCTGAAGGATTTAGGTTGGGTTTAAAACGGGAAGAGTCGGGATTTGTTGGGGTTGATCTTATTTTAAGGGGCCCAAGATATGGATTCGAGCTTATTGGGAACAATTTTTTCGATTTCGTTTACTCGGATAATGTTTTGGAGCATACGCCTAACCCAATTTTTGCGATAGTTGAGCAGTTAAGAGTAACTAAAGTTGGAGGTTATGTTTATACCGTTATCCCTAATAAGTATTTCACATTTGATAGGAATCGAGAGGCAACCCCCGCATCTTTGCTGATCGAAAAGTATCAAAAGAATATCTTTCACTATACGATTGATGAAGCACTTGACATCATTCTTAAAACTGAAAATTTTCCTAGTATGAATCTTGAGGGGGATGCGCTACTAGACCATGCAAGAAAAATGATTTTGGCTAACGATGGTGAATATCATTTTCATGTGTTTGATATAAAAAATACAATGGAAATGTTAGATTATATTTGTCAAAATAAATCTGCAACCCTGAGATATTTTTCGGCACCTGATTTTAAATATATTCACTTTGCAATTTGTAAAGAGGCTTAAGCCCCTTTACTTGATTATTGATAAACAAGCATTGAGTGCATTTTTTATATTAAATTTTGAGGTACAGGCAAAATCTCCTCTTTCACATTCCCATTGACTGCCAAATGGATATAAATTCTGACAGCCGTAGCATGATACTTCTGGGGTAATTGCTGTAAAAATGGCATCAGGACTCCTGAGAGGTTTTCTTACTTCGTGGTGGGCAATCGTAAAAAAACTAACGATAGGTGTTTTAGTACACGCTGCGATATGTAGTGGTCCAGCATCTGTTCCAATAAAAAGGGCGGCGTTTTCAATTAGTCCCTTTGACTGCTGAAGCGAAAGCTTGCCCCTAGCATCAATTAATGGCAGATCTTTGTTTGTGAGGGCAACATCCAATTCTTCACCCCCTATTTGCAATATCTTTAGGCCAGTTTTGACGCTAAGTTCCGTAATTAAATATTCCCAGTCTTTTGGTTTAACATTTCTATATTGTTGACTTGGGTCGATTCTGTTGTGGCACACGATGTATGGCCCGCCAATATCATTCAGCCATTTTTCAACAATTTTTTCATCATAATTACTTAAAAATAGCTCCGGTTGCAAAAATTGATTATTTTGATGCGCACCAAAAGCAAGGAAATTATAGGCAGATGTTATGTGCAAAAACCTATTTTTTTCATAGCAGAGATCCAAGTTTAGAATTACATCGTAGTTATTCTCCAAATATCTAAGCTCTTTAATTGAGAGAGTTTTGTAAATGTAAGGATTATTTGTGAATACTGCTGGATACCTAGTTGCAACTGTAATTAAACATAATCCATCATATTTCTCATGCAGTAGCTTTACTATTGGTGTGGCCAAAAGAACGTCCCCCATCGCCCCAGCTCTGATAATCAAAATGGAAACATTTGCATCAACTTTATAAACATTTTTTTGTACACTACAAGTGTTGATTCCTGCTTGGTGTACTCGAATTTTTGAAAAGATGGAGGTTGAAGGCTCCTTGATGTGCAATTTTGTTTTTAGTAAATATTTTTTTGGCAAGTAGACACGAAAAATATCATCAATAAGTTTTTGAACCCCCCCCTTCTGGAGTGAGAGATTTGCAACTTTTATATATCTTGGAATTGATCTTGGGTTTCTAATGCACTCCCATCCGAAATGGACTATCGCATACAAAGCTAATTTTATTTTTATATAGTTTGTTTCGATTTTTTTGCGCATTGGATTGTGAGTCTAATCGGTATGTAATAAATCTGAAAAAACGTCTTTTAATTTATCTAAAGACCTAGGCAAATATATTTTATTTCAAGGTATTCATCAATTCCGAAGGCGCTACCCTCTCGCCCGAGGCCAGATTCCTTAACACCGCCAAATGGCCCTACCTCGTTTGAAATAATTCCGGAGTTTACACCAACAATACCATATTCAAGAGCTTCCGCCGCTTTCCAGATGCGACCAATATCTCGACTATAAAAGTAGGATGCCAATCCAAATTGACTATTGTTGGCCAACCTTATTGCTTCCTCATCGTTTTCAAAGGTAATGATGGGTGCTACGGGCCCAAAGGTTTCTTCATGGGTAATGAACATGTCATTAGTGATATTAGACAAAATAGTTGGCTCATAGAAGGTGCCGCCCATTGAGGATC from Polynucleobacter duraquae encodes:
- a CDS encoding undecaprenyl-diphosphate phosphatase, coding for MDLILLGKALILGVVEGLTEFLPISSTGHLILVGDLLNFNDERGKAFEVIIQFGAILAVCWEFRAKLWKVVSTIKTSAVSRRFILNLLIASIPAMGLALVLGKHIKAVLFAPIPVASAFILGALVIFWAERRQKIVLSAKSHIQAVDDLSPMDALKVGLAQCAALIPGTSRSGATIIGGMLFGLPRAVATEFSFFLAIPVIGGATAYELIKLWKNPVPLSGEFTLVIVVGFIAAFISAFICVRWLIHYVSGHNFIPFAWYRIVFGVLVLVSAYTGLVAWSH
- a CDS encoding DUF2721 domain-containing protein — encoded protein: MDASIDAITNNIQLALAPVFLLTAVATLINAISARLARSVDRMRAIQHRIQEGGIQDQAILMHMIKEAKEAKVRGRLCTAAIFFNVLSGVFISLTVLELFFFQAGAVRSLQATYVIWTFVLGLVSFMTSLSIVLSEVVYAYRSAGWNTPFLK
- the trmB gene encoding tRNA (guanosine(46)-N7)-methyltransferase TrmB, which produces MTFPRADRIRSFVLRAGRTTSGQQRAIDDLGPQFLVPFHDAALDLPRAFDGSLHPKILEIGFGMGETTAKIAALRAEDDFLAIEVHTPGVGALLKLIGENQLTNLRLIQHDAVEVLEKMIAANSLDGIHIYFADPWHKKRHHKRRLIQAEFSRLLVSRLKPNGYLHLATDWHNYAEQMLLVLNAEPTLINTSDEQVQIETFLIEDAAKSWNSKEFRPTLEQLDTKHAGYIDRPSYRPITKFENRGVKLGHGVWDLLYKKR
- a CDS encoding methyltransferase domain-containing protein, with translation MFKKQTGRALLGRNPFDLAYYFCKGNGLEVGARNNPYSFARGCKVSYADIGNTDEIKSILAEGFRLGLKREESGFVGVDLILRGPRYGFELIGNNFFDFVYSDNVLEHTPNPIFAIVEQLRVTKVGGYVYTVIPNKYFTFDRNREATPASLLIEKYQKNIFHYTIDEALDIILKTENFPSMNLEGDALLDHARKMILANDGEYHFHVFDIKNTMEMLDYICQNKSATLRYFSAPDFKYIHFAICKEA
- a CDS encoding glycosyltransferase family 9 protein; its protein translation is MRKKIETNYIKIKLALYAIVHFGWECIRNPRSIPRYIKVANLSLQKGGVQKLIDDIFRVYLPKKYLLKTKLHIKEPSTSIFSKIRVHQAGINTCSVQKNVYKVDANVSILIIRAGAMGDVLLATPIVKLLHEKYDGLCLITVATRYPAVFTNNPYIYKTLSIKELRYLENNYDVILNLDLCYEKNRFLHITSAYNFLAFGAHQNNQFLQPELFLSNYDEKIVEKWLNDIGGPYIVCHNRIDPSQQYRNVKPKDWEYLITELSVKTGLKILQIGGEELDVALTNKDLPLIDARGKLSLQQSKGLIENAALFIGTDAGPLHIAACTKTPIVSFFTIAHHEVRKPLRSPDAIFTAITPEVSCYGCQNLYPFGSQWECERGDFACTSKFNIKNALNACLSIIK